A single window of Streptomyces sp. NBC_00464 DNA harbors:
- the dnaN gene encoding DNA polymerase III subunit beta: protein MEFRIERGELADAVAWAARVLPTRSPVPVLGGLLLEAADGTLCISGLDYEASARIEVPAEIVRPGKVLVMGRRLLDVCRVLPEGAVECGVEGSRFTVTGSGAGFGLSVLPLDDYPALPPLPGVLGAVDGQEFADAVADVSVAAGRDDTLPTLTGIRLGLDGDRMTLAATDRYRFAVRRLAWKPAAADVSADVVVSARRLSEIARSFGRAGMVSLALDSGSAGFELGGMRTTVRLLDGRLPRHDKLFALADPVTAVTEREPLVEAVKRVSVVADGDSPLQFAFVGDSVLLQAGYEDDVASQRLPAELTGAHELTVAFNPSYLMDALSTFDTPVVRFQLMGPGQRAMVTGHTDREAAAGPQEPSHQHLLMSVKPLM from the coding sequence ATGGAGTTCCGGATCGAACGCGGCGAGCTCGCGGACGCGGTGGCCTGGGCGGCCCGGGTGCTGCCGACGCGGTCACCCGTTCCCGTGCTGGGCGGTCTGCTGCTGGAGGCGGCGGACGGCACGCTCTGCATTTCCGGCCTCGATTACGAGGCGTCCGCCCGCATCGAGGTACCGGCCGAGATCGTGCGGCCCGGCAAGGTGCTGGTCATGGGCCGCCGGCTGCTGGATGTGTGCCGGGTGTTGCCCGAGGGGGCGGTGGAGTGTGGGGTCGAGGGATCCCGGTTCACCGTGACGGGCAGCGGTGCCGGTTTCGGTCTGTCGGTGCTGCCGCTCGACGACTATCCGGCCCTGCCGCCGCTGCCCGGGGTGCTCGGGGCGGTGGACGGCCAGGAGTTCGCGGATGCGGTCGCCGATGTGTCGGTGGCGGCGGGCCGGGACGACACCCTGCCGACGCTCACCGGGATCCGGCTGGGGCTCGACGGGGACCGGATGACCCTGGCGGCCACGGACCGGTACCGCTTCGCGGTCCGCAGGCTGGCGTGGAAGCCCGCGGCGGCGGACGTCTCGGCCGATGTCGTCGTCTCGGCCCGCCGGCTCTCCGAGATCGCCCGCTCCTTCGGCCGGGCGGGCATGGTCAGCCTGGCGCTGGACAGCGGTTCGGCCGGCTTCGAGCTGGGCGGCATGCGGACCACGGTCCGGCTCCTGGACGGCCGACTGCCGCGCCACGACAAGCTGTTCGCGCTGGCGGACCCGGTCACGGCGGTGACCGAGCGCGAGCCGCTGGTGGAGGCCGTGAAGCGGGTCTCGGTGGTGGCGGACGGGGACAGCCCGCTCCAGTTCGCCTTCGTCGGCGACTCGGTGCTGCTCCAGGCCGGTTACGAGGACGATGTGGCATCCCAGCGACTGCCCGCCGAACTGACGGGGGCCCATGAGCTGACGGTCGCGTTCAACCCGTCGTATCTGATGGACGCGCTGTCCACGTTCGACACCCCGGTCGTCCGGTTCCAGCTGATGGGGCCCGGCCAGCGCGCCATGGTCACCGGGCATACGGACCGGGAGGCGGCGGCGGGCCCCCAGGAGCCGTCGCACCAACACCTGCTCATGTCGGTCAAGCCGCTGATGTAG
- a CDS encoding Ig-like domain repeat protein gives MRTRRISTATSLAVLFSSVVLVGGAANPAAADSSKILPAASVGDIVTDGVHKRVFISDPTGGKVLVTDYDGALVATLPSLPGVTGLDLSADSGTVYAAVPGADAIVAIDTAALTESARYDTGIGTGPKYPALAGGKLWFGYGPTGAGHIGSLDLTGPEPVVNVDQETAGTWYLAPTLASTPGAPGVLAVGVESQSPTELDTYDVSSGTATRTASTFTGANLRDLALSPDGTQLVVASGSPYNHQAYRTSDLTPDISYPSDAYPNAVDIAPDGTVAAGIDGWYEPDVYVYKQGVTAKPVRTYDFPNTGNSSGADTLDPAGLAWAPDTSRLFAVTVNSYGDRSLRVLTDPNRSVTTVTVDAPEKTKRGKKLMVTGRAESNAPFAAGATATVTRTDLESPAGKVLPPVELKPDGAFHFIDTPPAGSTVTYKVSYAGDATHSPGSGSDKVAVSRAASSLTLNRNKGLYAYGTDVSFTAHLGTTYKNRAVELWVDPFGHDRPKQLAKTGTVDSKGNLSTTVDMTRDTTVTAVFKGDARYAPKTVTSTAYAKVAVSTTISKQYKTVKIGSTSYAYFHKTTNPVFTTKMTYYKNRSHLLSLELYYGGKWYDAGSQYFPLGTAGSIVTLTGTHETGYRMRVRASYVNDASGDNVNSTTHGAWKYFYFTK, from the coding sequence ATGCGTACGCGAAGAATCTCCACCGCGACCTCGCTCGCGGTCCTCTTCAGCTCAGTAGTGCTGGTCGGCGGTGCGGCGAACCCGGCCGCCGCCGACTCCAGCAAGATTCTTCCTGCCGCATCCGTCGGCGACATCGTCACGGACGGCGTGCACAAGCGCGTCTTCATCAGCGACCCGACCGGCGGCAAGGTCCTCGTCACCGACTACGACGGTGCGCTCGTCGCGACGCTCCCGTCGCTTCCCGGAGTGACCGGGCTCGACCTGTCCGCCGATTCCGGCACGGTGTACGCCGCGGTCCCGGGCGCCGACGCCATCGTCGCGATCGACACCGCGGCGCTCACGGAGTCGGCCCGGTACGACACCGGCATCGGCACGGGCCCGAAGTACCCGGCGCTCGCGGGCGGCAAGCTCTGGTTCGGATACGGACCGACCGGCGCCGGCCACATCGGTTCGCTCGACCTGACCGGCCCCGAGCCGGTCGTGAACGTGGACCAGGAGACGGCCGGCACCTGGTACCTGGCGCCGACCCTGGCCTCCACTCCCGGCGCACCCGGCGTGCTGGCAGTCGGCGTCGAGAGCCAGAGCCCGACGGAACTGGACACGTACGACGTGTCCTCCGGTACGGCCACGCGGACCGCGTCCACGTTCACCGGGGCCAATCTGCGCGATCTCGCGCTGAGCCCGGACGGCACACAGCTCGTGGTGGCCAGCGGCTCTCCGTACAACCACCAGGCCTACCGGACCTCCGACCTCACGCCCGACATCTCGTACCCGTCCGACGCGTACCCCAACGCTGTCGACATCGCCCCGGACGGGACGGTCGCCGCCGGCATCGACGGCTGGTACGAGCCGGATGTCTACGTGTACAAGCAGGGCGTCACCGCCAAGCCGGTCCGGACGTACGACTTCCCCAACACCGGGAACTCCAGCGGTGCGGACACCCTGGATCCGGCCGGCCTGGCCTGGGCGCCCGACACCAGCCGGCTGTTCGCCGTCACCGTGAACAGTTACGGTGACCGCTCGCTGCGCGTGCTCACCGACCCCAACCGGTCCGTCACCACGGTCACGGTCGACGCCCCGGAGAAGACGAAGCGCGGCAAGAAGCTCATGGTCACCGGCAGGGCGGAGTCGAACGCCCCGTTCGCCGCGGGTGCCACGGCCACGGTGACGCGTACCGACCTGGAGTCGCCCGCGGGCAAGGTCCTGCCCCCGGTGGAGCTGAAGCCGGACGGTGCGTTCCACTTCATCGACACGCCGCCCGCGGGCAGCACGGTCACGTACAAGGTGTCGTACGCGGGTGACGCCACCCACTCCCCCGGGTCGGGCAGCGACAAGGTCGCCGTCTCCCGGGCGGCCTCCTCGCTGACCCTGAACCGCAACAAGGGGCTGTACGCGTACGGCACCGATGTGTCGTTCACGGCGCACCTCGGCACGACGTACAAGAACCGCGCCGTCGAGCTGTGGGTGGATCCGTTCGGACATGACAGGCCCAAGCAGCTGGCGAAGACCGGCACGGTCGACTCCAAGGGCAATCTGTCCACCACGGTCGACATGACGCGGGACACCACCGTCACCGCCGTCTTCAAGGGTGACGCCCGCTACGCACCCAAGACGGTCACCTCCACGGCGTACGCCAAGGTGGCGGTCTCGACCACCATCTCCAAGCAGTACAAGACGGTCAAGATCGGCTCCACCTCGTACGCGTACTTCCACAAGACGACCAACCCGGTCTTCACCACGAAGATGACGTACTACAAGAACCGCAGCCACCTGCTCTCGCTGGAGCTCTACTACGGGGGCAAGTGGTACGACGCGGGCTCGCAGTACTTCCCGCTCGGCACCGCCGGCTCGATCGTGACGCTGACCGGCACGCATGAGACGGGTTACCGGATGCGTGTCCGCGCCTCGTACGTGAACGACGCGTCGGGCGACAACGTGAACTCGACGACGCACGGCGCCTGGAAGTACTTCTACTTCACCAAGTAA
- the tnpA gene encoding IS200/IS605 family transposase, translated as MAEYQNIRTGRHCTFALHAHLVFVTKFRHKVFTDAHLRRMEEIMRDVAKDFECEIVEFNGENNHVHLLVNFPPKVALSKLVNSLKGVSSRRLRQEHPELVRHYWRAQRLWSGSYFAGSVGGAPLSIVRQYIEQQNRPL; from the coding sequence ATGGCTGAGTATCAGAACATCCGTACTGGCAGGCACTGCACTTTCGCCCTCCATGCCCACTTGGTTTTCGTGACGAAGTTCCGTCACAAGGTCTTCACCGACGCCCACCTTCGCCGGATGGAAGAGATCATGCGGGACGTCGCGAAGGACTTCGAGTGCGAGATCGTCGAGTTCAACGGCGAGAACAACCACGTGCACTTGCTCGTGAACTTTCCACCGAAGGTAGCCCTGTCCAAGCTGGTCAACAGCCTCAAGGGCGTCAGCTCGCGCAGGCTCCGCCAGGAGCACCCGGAACTCGTCCGGCACTACTGGCGGGCGCAACGGCTGTGGTCCGGCTCGTACTTCGCCGGGTCGGTCGGCGGGGCCCCGCTGTCGATCGTCCGTCAGTACATCGAGCAGCAGAATCGTCCGCTGTGA
- a CDS encoding RNA-guided endonuclease InsQ/TnpB family protein produces MQLRYAFRMYPNGPQRSALARAFGCSRVVYNDALRARETARMEGLPFVTSAELSKQVTAAKKAGERAWLSEVSAVVLQQSLRDLDTAYRYFFDGLKGKRPRMGAPRFKSRKDNRQAVRFTANARWKITNGGGLSLSKIGDVRVKWSRTLPSVPSTVTVIKDAAGRYFCSFVVETGTDDTLPEVAGQAGIDLGLTHFAILSDGTKIDSPRFLRRAEKKLKREQRRLSRKAKGSNNRTKARIKVARAHARVADARREFHHQLSTKLIRENQAVAVEDLAVKGLARTRMAKSIHDAGWSAFLTMLEYKAARYGRTLVRIGRFEPTSQVCSQCGVKDGPKPLHIREWECSACGAVLDRDINAAVNVAKAAGLAVSACRARVRPGLVPAQREEAGTRRDGQPTVVGISSL; encoded by the coding sequence ATGCAGCTCAGGTACGCCTTCCGGATGTACCCGAACGGTCCGCAGCGCTCAGCGCTGGCCAGGGCGTTCGGGTGCTCGCGGGTGGTCTATAACGATGCGCTTCGCGCTCGTGAGACCGCCCGCATGGAAGGGCTGCCGTTCGTCACCTCGGCCGAGTTGTCGAAGCAGGTCACAGCGGCGAAGAAGGCCGGGGAACGGGCCTGGCTCAGCGAAGTCTCCGCCGTCGTACTCCAGCAGTCCCTTCGTGACCTGGACACCGCCTACCGGTACTTCTTCGACGGCCTCAAGGGCAAGCGCCCTCGCATGGGTGCACCCCGGTTCAAGAGCCGCAAGGACAACCGCCAGGCCGTACGGTTCACCGCCAACGCCCGCTGGAAGATCACGAACGGCGGCGGCCTGTCGTTGTCAAAGATCGGCGATGTCCGGGTGAAGTGGTCGCGCACGCTGCCGTCTGTTCCGTCCACGGTGACCGTGATCAAGGATGCCGCCGGCCGGTACTTCTGCTCGTTCGTGGTCGAGACCGGGACGGACGACACGTTGCCCGAGGTGGCCGGTCAGGCCGGTATCGACCTGGGGCTGACGCACTTCGCGATCCTCTCGGACGGCACGAAGATCGACAGCCCCCGCTTCTTGCGCCGGGCCGAGAAGAAGCTGAAGCGGGAACAGCGGCGCCTGTCCCGCAAGGCCAAGGGATCCAACAACCGCACGAAGGCCCGTATCAAGGTCGCCCGCGCTCACGCACGGGTGGCCGATGCGCGGCGCGAGTTCCATCACCAGCTCTCCACGAAGCTGATCCGCGAAAACCAAGCGGTCGCAGTGGAAGACCTGGCGGTCAAGGGGCTCGCCCGCACACGCATGGCCAAGTCCATCCATGATGCCGGATGGTCTGCATTCCTGACGATGCTGGAGTACAAGGCTGCCCGGTACGGGCGCACCCTCGTACGCATCGGACGCTTCGAGCCGACGTCTCAGGTGTGCTCGCAGTGCGGCGTCAAGGACGGCCCCAAGCCGCTGCACATCCGCGAGTGGGAGTGCTCGGCGTGCGGGGCCGTCCTCGACCGGGACATCAACGCGGCGGTCAACGTCGCCAAGGCTGCCGGACTGGCAGTGTCAGCCTGTCGAGCGCGGGTAAGACCGGGACTTGTCCCGGCGCAGCGCGAAGAAGCAGGAACCCGCCGAGACGGTCAGCCGACCGTGGTAGGAATCTCCTCCCTTTAG
- a CDS encoding serine/threonine-protein kinase, which translates to MEKLGATDPQRIGAYRLLGRLGAGGMGQVYLARSDRGRVVAIKLVREELAEQQEFRDRFRKEVQAARRVGSTWTAPVLDADTEAAVPWVATGYVAGPSLQATVSGRASTSAGPAPGAYGPLPDRSVHILGAGLAHALRAIHSAGLIHRDLKPSNILLTIDGPRVIDFGIARALDTVTDGGLTRTGALVGSPGFMSPEQVRGERVTMACDVFCLGSVLAYASTGRLPFGAAASGVHALLFRIAQEEPDLTGVPVDLVELIQDCLRKDPGARPSTDEILERLDEGDSAEPWLPGALIAQLGRHAVGLLDSEDPTDAVPDDAAPDSAPLDAAHPGNTPQHSAPDSAPWLPTAVVPPTPAPAAPPAEPPPPGPPSPTYGYPQLPAQPHPGQGYGYPQQQNPNQGYAYGYPQQPGFGPTPPYGPPHPAGAQPPAPAPARRSAGSTVALVAIAVLVAIGAGGSVYALMSDRGASTAGPADPSPSDGSSHSPSPDGPQDPSPSDDGQNGDDGQNGNDEGAVPEAYLGTWSGSIDNAAGHSTRELVIQQGQVGEAVLTLTAEGPLDTGGTYHCVFEADLATEPSDGEPVSLGPSAVTQGEPMTSCTPGSATTLTLRPDGTLSRVNTDSGEKLTYTKSG; encoded by the coding sequence ATGGAGAAGCTCGGGGCCACCGATCCACAACGCATCGGCGCCTACCGCCTGCTGGGCCGGCTCGGCGCCGGTGGCATGGGCCAGGTGTACCTGGCCCGCTCGGACCGCGGACGCGTGGTCGCCATCAAACTGGTCCGCGAGGAACTCGCCGAACAGCAGGAGTTCCGCGACCGGTTCCGGAAGGAGGTGCAGGCCGCCCGCCGGGTCGGCTCCACCTGGACCGCCCCCGTGCTGGACGCCGACACCGAGGCCGCCGTGCCGTGGGTCGCCACCGGCTACGTCGCCGGCCCCTCCCTCCAGGCCACCGTCTCGGGGCGCGCGAGCACCTCGGCGGGCCCGGCCCCCGGGGCGTACGGCCCGCTGCCCGACCGCTCCGTCCACATACTGGGTGCCGGTCTCGCCCACGCCCTCCGGGCCATCCACTCCGCGGGACTCATCCACCGCGACCTCAAGCCGTCCAACATCCTGCTGACGATCGACGGCCCGCGCGTCATCGACTTCGGCATAGCCCGGGCCCTCGACACCGTCACCGACGGCGGCCTCACCCGCACCGGCGCCCTGGTCGGCTCGCCCGGCTTCATGTCGCCCGAGCAGGTGCGCGGCGAGCGCGTGACCATGGCGTGCGACGTGTTCTGCCTGGGGTCGGTGCTGGCGTACGCGTCGACAGGGCGGCTTCCGTTCGGTGCGGCAGCCAGCGGGGTGCACGCGCTGCTGTTCCGGATCGCGCAGGAGGAACCGGACCTGACCGGGGTGCCGGTCGACCTCGTGGAACTGATCCAGGACTGCCTCCGCAAGGACCCCGGGGCCCGTCCGTCCACGGACGAGATCCTGGAGCGGCTGGACGAGGGCGACAGCGCGGAACCCTGGCTGCCGGGCGCGCTCATCGCCCAACTCGGCCGCCATGCCGTGGGGTTGCTGGACTCGGAAGACCCGACGGACGCGGTGCCGGACGACGCGGCCCCGGACAGCGCGCCCCTCGACGCCGCGCACCCCGGGAACACACCGCAGCACTCCGCGCCCGACAGCGCCCCCTGGCTCCCCACCGCGGTCGTGCCCCCCACGCCCGCCCCCGCCGCCCCTCCGGCCGAACCGCCACCGCCCGGTCCGCCCTCCCCCACGTACGGCTATCCGCAACTGCCCGCCCAGCCGCACCCCGGCCAGGGGTACGGCTATCCGCAGCAGCAGAACCCCAACCAGGGCTACGCGTACGGCTATCCGCAGCAGCCGGGCTTCGGCCCCACGCCCCCGTACGGCCCGCCCCACCCGGCCGGCGCCCAGCCGCCCGCCCCCGCCCCCGCCCGCCGGAGCGCCGGTTCGACGGTCGCCCTCGTCGCGATCGCGGTACTCGTCGCCATCGGGGCGGGCGGGTCCGTCTACGCGCTCATGAGCGACCGCGGCGCATCCACCGCAGGCCCGGCCGACCCGTCCCCGTCGGACGGTTCCTCCCACTCGCCCTCCCCCGACGGCCCGCAGGACCCGTCGCCCAGCGACGACGGGCAGAACGGGGACGACGGGCAGAACGGCAACGACGAGGGAGCCGTCCCGGAGGCGTATCTGGGCACCTGGTCCGGCAGCATCGACAACGCCGCCGGCCACTCCACCCGCGAACTGGTCATCCAGCAGGGCCAGGTGGGCGAGGCCGTCCTCACTCTCACCGCAGAGGGACCGCTGGACACCGGCGGCACCTACCACTGCGTCTTCGAGGCGGACCTGGCGACCGAGCCGTCCGACGGCGAACCGGTCAGCCTCGGCCCGTCCGCGGTGACGCAGGGCGAACCGATGACGTCCTGCACCCCGGGCAGCGCCACCACCCTCACCCTGCGCCCGGACGGCACCCTGAGCCGGGTGAACACGGACTCCGGCGAGAAGCTCACGTACACGAAGTCGGGCTGA
- a CDS encoding aspartate aminotransferase family protein, with amino-acid sequence MTPHPPVDSAAGAAVKAADRAHVFHSWSAQGLIDPLAVAGAEGSYFWDYDGNRYLDFTSGLVYTNIGYQHPTVVAAIQEQAAKMTTFAPAFAIESRSEAARLIAERTPGDLDKIFFTNGGAEAVENAVRMARLHTGRTKVLSAYRSYHGATSTAINLTGDPRRWASDNGSAGVVRFWAPFLYRSPFYAQTEAEECARALQHLEDTLAYEGPSTIAAIILETIPGTAGIMTPPPGYLAGVREICDRYGIVFVLDEVMAGFGRTGKWFAADHFDVTPDLMTFAKGVNSGYVPLGGVAISAEIAATFETRPYPGGLTYSGHPLACAAAVATIHVMEDEKVIENAAHIGETILGPGLRELAENHPSVGEVRGLGAFWALELVRNKETREPLVPYNATGEANAPMAAFGAAAKKNGLWPFINMNRTHAVPACNVTEAEAKEGLAALDVALSVADEHTA; translated from the coding sequence ATGACCCCTCATCCCCCTGTCGACTCCGCCGCCGGCGCGGCCGTCAAGGCCGCCGACCGCGCGCACGTGTTCCACTCCTGGTCCGCCCAGGGCCTGATCGACCCGCTCGCCGTCGCCGGCGCCGAGGGGTCGTACTTCTGGGACTACGACGGCAACCGCTACCTGGACTTCACCAGCGGCCTCGTCTACACCAACATCGGGTACCAGCACCCCACCGTCGTCGCCGCGATCCAGGAGCAGGCGGCGAAGATGACCACCTTCGCGCCCGCCTTCGCGATCGAGTCGCGCTCCGAGGCCGCACGCCTCATCGCCGAGCGCACCCCCGGTGACCTGGACAAGATCTTCTTCACCAACGGCGGCGCCGAGGCCGTCGAGAACGCCGTCCGGATGGCCCGGCTGCACACCGGCCGTACGAAGGTGCTCTCCGCCTACCGCTCGTACCACGGCGCCACCTCCACCGCGATCAACCTGACCGGTGACCCGCGCCGCTGGGCGTCCGACAACGGCTCCGCGGGCGTCGTCCGTTTCTGGGCCCCGTTCCTCTACCGCTCGCCGTTCTACGCACAGACCGAGGCGGAGGAGTGCGCCCGCGCGCTCCAGCACCTGGAGGACACCCTCGCCTACGAGGGCCCGTCGACCATCGCCGCGATCATCCTGGAGACCATCCCGGGCACCGCCGGCATCATGACGCCGCCGCCCGGCTACCTCGCCGGCGTCCGCGAGATCTGCGACCGGTACGGCATCGTCTTCGTCCTCGACGAGGTCATGGCGGGCTTCGGGCGCACCGGCAAGTGGTTCGCCGCCGACCACTTCGACGTCACGCCCGACCTGATGACCTTCGCCAAGGGCGTCAACTCCGGTTACGTACCGCTCGGCGGCGTCGCCATCTCCGCCGAGATCGCCGCCACCTTCGAGACCCGCCCCTACCCCGGCGGCCTCACCTACTCCGGCCATCCGCTGGCCTGCGCCGCCGCCGTCGCCACCATCCACGTGATGGAGGACGAGAAGGTCATCGAGAACGCCGCCCACATCGGCGAGACGATCCTGGGCCCCGGTCTGCGCGAGCTCGCCGAGAACCACCCGTCGGTCGGCGAGGTCCGCGGCCTCGGCGCGTTCTGGGCGCTGGAGCTGGTCCGCAACAAGGAGACCCGCGAGCCGCTGGTCCCGTACAACGCGACGGGCGAGGCCAACGCGCCGATGGCGGCCTTCGGCGCGGCGGCGAAGAAGAACGGCCTGTGGCCCTTCATCAACATGAACCGCACCCACGCCGTTCCTGCCTGCAACGTCACCGAGGCCGAGGCCAAGGAGGGCCTGGCCGCTCTCGACGTGGCGCTGTCGGTGGCCGACGAGCACACCGCGTAG
- a CDS encoding GntR family transcriptional regulator, which produces MRASGAVTRSTLRQQIADALRDEVLAGRLLPGREFTVKQIAEQYGVSATPVREALFDLSAQGLLESDQHRGFRVHEFTVADYRAMVEARTLVMDGVIRDVFTGELPSLPEQEAYRDALVSVRRRAEEASRAARGGDLDILIGYDLRFWRELGALVGNSYITDFLHRLRVQAWVFAVPYLRGDTDVRDWLWNGHPDLVTAISHRDRDALRRAVEDYNGHALTWADRLAAGDPAHPGHAPRPDGPAAQGRPGT; this is translated from the coding sequence ATGCGCGCGAGCGGAGCGGTCACCCGCAGTACGCTGCGGCAGCAGATCGCGGACGCGTTGCGTGACGAGGTGCTGGCCGGGCGTTTGCTGCCGGGACGGGAGTTCACCGTCAAGCAGATCGCCGAGCAGTACGGCGTCTCCGCGACCCCCGTCCGCGAGGCGCTCTTCGATCTCTCCGCGCAGGGCCTGCTCGAATCCGACCAGCACCGCGGATTCCGGGTCCACGAGTTCACCGTCGCGGACTACCGCGCGATGGTGGAGGCCCGCACCCTGGTCATGGACGGGGTCATCCGCGACGTCTTCACGGGGGAGCTCCCCTCGCTGCCGGAGCAGGAGGCCTACCGGGACGCGCTCGTCTCCGTACGCCGCCGGGCCGAGGAGGCCTCCCGCGCGGCGCGCGGCGGCGATCTGGACATCCTCATCGGCTACGACCTGCGCTTCTGGCGCGAGCTGGGCGCGCTCGTCGGCAACAGCTACATCACCGACTTCCTCCACCGGCTGCGCGTCCAGGCCTGGGTGTTCGCCGTCCCGTACCTGCGCGGCGACACCGACGTACGCGACTGGCTGTGGAACGGGCACCCCGACCTCGTCACCGCGATCTCGCACCGCGACCGCGACGCCCTGCGCAGGGCCGTCGAGGACTACAACGGCCACGCCCTGACCTGGGCGGACCGGCTGGCGGCCGGAGACCCGGCCCATCCGGGACACGCACCGCGGCCGGACGGGCCGGCGGCCCAGGGGCGTCCGGGAACCTGA